In a single window of the Zea mays cultivar B73 chromosome 5, Zm-B73-REFERENCE-NAM-5.0, whole genome shotgun sequence genome:
- the EREB46 gene encoding ethylene-responsive transcription factor WIN1: MTENLHSRKMVQPKKFRGVRQRHWGSWVSEIRHPLLKRRVWLGTFETAEEAARAYDEAAVLMSGRNAKTNFPIQRSSTGEPTPAAGRDARSNFSSGSSTTNLSQILSAKLRKCCKAPSPSLTCLRLDPEKSHIGVWQKRAGARADSNWVMTVELNKDAASTDAASQSTSATTAPPATPMDEEERIALQMIEELLSSSSPASPSNGDDQGRFII; this comes from the exons ATGACAGAGAATCTCCACTCCAGGAAAATGGTACAGCCAAAGAAGTTTCGTGGAGTCCGGCAGCGCCACTGGGGCTCCTGGGTCTCTGAGATCAGGCATCCCCTCCT TAAGAGGAGGGTCTGGCTGGGTACCTTTGAGACGGCTGAGGAGGCAGCGAGAGCATATGATGAGGCTGCTGTGCTGATGAGCGGACGCAACGCCAAGACCAACTTCCCAATCCAAAGAAGCAGCACAGGGGAGCCTACCCCAGCTGCGGGAAGGGACGCCCGCAGCAACTTCAGCAGCGGCTCCTCTACCACCAACCTGTCCCAGATTCTCAGTGCGAAGCTCCGCAAATGCTGCAAGGCGCCATCACCGTCCCTGACCTGTCTCCGCCTTGACCCTGAGAAGTCCCACATTGGTGTTTGGCAGAAGCGTGCAGGAGCCCGTGCTGACTCCAACTGGGTCATGACAGTGGAGCTCAACAAAGATGCAGCATCCACTGATGCTGCATCACAGTCCACATCAGCAACAACTGCTCCACCAGCCACGCCGATGGATGAGGAGGAGAGGATCGCACTGCAAATGATCGAAGAGTTGCTGAGCAGCAGCAGCCCAGCTTCACCCTCAAACGGAGATGACCAAGGTCGCTTCATCATCTGA